The Lycium barbarum isolate Lr01 chromosome 9, ASM1917538v2, whole genome shotgun sequence genome has a segment encoding these proteins:
- the LOC132612261 gene encoding aspartic proteinase CDR1-like isoform X1 produces MGINTKAFTLINTFVFLAFFHLSLVSCQKITTNRRGNDFTLDLIHRDSPLSPCYNPSNSPFERLQNAFRRSFSRASFFKKKLDALQSTIAPMRGEYFTKISIGTPPIDMLAIVDTGSDLTWTQCEPCVTCFRQLVPIFYPYNSSTYRTVGCNDKACQEIRPSTTTCKSNICNYEQTYEDQTYSIGDLSIETFTFTSTSGENIYVPNIVFGCGHVNNETSFNNYTSGMMGLGGGRVSIVNQMNQEIKGKFSYCLIPLLDSSPTNSNATSHIYFGDSADVYGLDVVSTPLIQKQQNSFYYLNLEGISVRNKTLEFKSSIVNACDEGNIIIDSGTMLTYLPNDFYSVLEKTLVVSINATRKDDPFGIFNVCYQSENGTIDAPKIAVHFTNADVELSAMNTFIEVEEGLICFTMVPDEETAILGNLAQMNFVIGYDLVASKVHFLPTDCTKY; encoded by the coding sequence ATGGGGATTAATACTAAAGCTTTCACTCTTATCAATACATTTGTCTTTTTAGCTTTCTTTCATCTTTCTTTGGTGTCTTGTCAAAAAATAACAACCAATCGTCGCGGAAATGATTTCACTCTTGATCTTATCCACCGCGATTCTCCTCTTTCACCTTGTTATAACCCATCCAACTCTCCGTTTGAACGCCTTCAAAATGCCTTCCGCCGGTCATTCTCTCGGGCTTCCTTCTTTAAAAAAAAGTTGGATGCACTCCAATCGACAATTGCTCCAATGCGAGGTGAATACTTCACGAAAATATCTATTGGAACTCCGCCAATAGATATGCTTGCCATAGTTGACACTGGCAGTGACTTAACATGGACTCAATGTGAGCCTTGTGTTACTTGCTTCAGACAATTGGTACCTATTTTCTATCCCTATAATAGTTCTACTTACAGAACTGTTGGTTGCAACGACAAAGCTTGTCAAGAAATTAGGCCTTCTACGACTACATGTAAGAGTAACATTTGTAATTATGAACAGACTTATGAAGACCAAACCTATAGTATAGGTGATCTTTCTATTGAAACTTTCACATTTACTTCTACTTCTGGTGAGAATATCTATGTTCCTAACATTGTTTTTGGATGTGGACATGTCAACAACGAAACGTCGTTCAATAACTATACCTCCGGAATGATGGGCTTAGGTGGTGGCAGAGTCTCAATTGTCAACCAGATGAATCAAGAAATCAAAGGGAAATTTTCTTACTGTTTGATCCCattattagattcatcaccaACTAATTCCAATGCAACTAGTCACATCTACTTTGGTGACAGTGCTGATGTGTATGGTCTTGACGTCGTTTCAACTCCCTTGATACAAAAGCAACAAAACTCATTCTACTATTTAAACTTGGAAGGTATCAGCGTTAGGAATAAAACTTTGGAATTCAAGTCTTCTATAGTCAATGCCTGTGATGAAGGGAATATTATAATCGATTCTGGTACGATGTTGACATATCTTCCTAATGATTTTTACTCGGTTTTGGAAAAAACATTGGTGGTTTCGATAAATGCTACTAGGAAGGACGATCCGTTTGGTATTTTTAATGTATGTTACCAGTCTGAGAATGGCACAATTGATGCTCCCAAAATTGCTGTTCATTTTACTAACGCAGATGTAGAGTTATCGGCTATGAACACATTTATAGAAGTGGAGGAAGGTCTTATTTGTTTTACTATGGTGCCAGATGAGGAAACTGCTATTTTAGGGAATTTGGCACAGATGAATTTTGTAATTGGATATGATCTTGTGGCAAGTAAAGTTCATTTCTTGCCTACAGATTGTACTAAGTACTAA
- the LOC132612261 gene encoding aspartic proteinase CDR1-like isoform X2, producing MGINTKAFTLINTFVFLAFFHLSLVSCQKITTNRRGNDFTLDLIHRDSPLSPCYNPSNSPFERLQNAFRRSFSRASFFKKKLDALQSTIAPMRGEYFTKISIGTPPIDMLAIVDTGSDLTWTQCEPCVTCFRQLVPIFYPYNSSTYRTVGCNDKACQEIRPSTTTCKSNICNYEQTYEDQTYSIGGGRVSIVNQMNQEIKGKFSYCLIPLLDSSPTNSNATSHIYFGDSADVYGLDVVSTPLIQKQQNSFYYLNLEGISVRNKTLEFKSSIVNACDEGNIIIDSGTMLTYLPNDFYSVLEKTLVVSINATRKDDPFGIFNVCYQSENGTIDAPKIAVHFTNADVELSAMNTFIEVEEGLICFTMVPDEETAILGNLAQMNFVIGYDLVASKVHFLPTDCTKY from the exons ATGGGGATTAATACTAAAGCTTTCACTCTTATCAATACATTTGTCTTTTTAGCTTTCTTTCATCTTTCTTTGGTGTCTTGTCAAAAAATAACAACCAATCGTCGCGGAAATGATTTCACTCTTGATCTTATCCACCGCGATTCTCCTCTTTCACCTTGTTATAACCCATCCAACTCTCCGTTTGAACGCCTTCAAAATGCCTTCCGCCGGTCATTCTCTCGGGCTTCCTTCTTTAAAAAAAAGTTGGATGCACTCCAATCGACAATTGCTCCAATGCGAGGTGAATACTTCACGAAAATATCTATTGGAACTCCGCCAATAGATATGCTTGCCATAGTTGACACTGGCAGTGACTTAACATGGACTCAATGTGAGCCTTGTGTTACTTGCTTCAGACAATTGGTACCTATTTTCTATCCCTATAATAGTTCTACTTACAGAACTGTTGGTTGCAACGACAAAGCTTGTCAAGAAATTAGGCCTTCTACGACTACATGTAAGAGTAACATTTGTAATTATGAACAGACTTATGAAGACCAAACCTATAGTATAG GTGGTGGCAGAGTCTCAATTGTCAACCAGATGAATCAAGAAATCAAAGGGAAATTTTCTTACTGTTTGATCCCattattagattcatcaccaACTAATTCCAATGCAACTAGTCACATCTACTTTGGTGACAGTGCTGATGTGTATGGTCTTGACGTCGTTTCAACTCCCTTGATACAAAAGCAACAAAACTCATTCTACTATTTAAACTTGGAAGGTATCAGCGTTAGGAATAAAACTTTGGAATTCAAGTCTTCTATAGTCAATGCCTGTGATGAAGGGAATATTATAATCGATTCTGGTACGATGTTGACATATCTTCCTAATGATTTTTACTCGGTTTTGGAAAAAACATTGGTGGTTTCGATAAATGCTACTAGGAAGGACGATCCGTTTGGTATTTTTAATGTATGTTACCAGTCTGAGAATGGCACAATTGATGCTCCCAAAATTGCTGTTCATTTTACTAACGCAGATGTAGAGTTATCGGCTATGAACACATTTATAGAAGTGGAGGAAGGTCTTATTTGTTTTACTATGGTGCCAGATGAGGAAACTGCTATTTTAGGGAATTTGGCACAGATGAATTTTGTAATTGGATATGATCTTGTGGCAAGTAAAGTTCATTTCTTGCCTACAGATTGTACTAAGTACTAA